TCCCCGTGTGGTCGGGCAATGACATTGGAGGATACAAGCTCACCCACTTTCTGGGCTGCTTCTGCGCCGGCTTCCACCGCCGCTTTTACGCTTCCCACATCCCCTTTAACGATGACTGTGAGAAAGCCTCCACCGATCTGGACTTGTTTCAACAACTCCACACCAGCTGCTTTGGACATCGCGTCGCTGGCTTCAACACTGCCAACAAATCCGCGGGTTTCGATCATTCCGATTGATTCACTCATATTGCTTACCTGGGTTTATTTTTCTGAAAGTTTAGGGTTTGAAAAAGGGGTTGATAACGGAGCATTCAGGACTTGAGCAGCTCACAATAGGAGTCGGGACCGAGGCCACAGGCGTTACCTTCGTCCGTATCCAGGTGCACTTCGAGCTTAAACTCCGGCTTCACACGGACAA
Above is a genomic segment from Puniceicoccaceae bacterium containing:
- a CDS encoding BMC domain-containing protein translates to MSESIGMIETRGFVGSVEASDAMSKAAGVELLKQVQIGGGFLTVIVKGDVGSVKAAVEAGAEAAQKVGELVSSNVIARPHGDILKQFGV